The genome window GATCTTTACCATCACCGAATCGCAAGTTACCAGAAATACATAGATCTCCACCTAATTCTGCTTTTTTGTTTCTAAATGCAAATTTTTTCTTTTGATCTAAATGGAAAATCGTACTTACGAGTTTTGATTTATTATAATTCGTAGCAAGAGGTTTCTCAATGAGAGAAGTTAAGAAATAATCTCCATCTTGTTGAACTTTTAACTTTTGAACTTCTTCCATTCTCTGAGTCACTTCAACAGTTCTTTCTTCTACCTTTTTTTCTAAGTTTGCATTCAGATCATCAGTTTCATTTTGTACTTTTACAAACTTACTTGCGAGAATGAACATAATCGAACCAAGAAAAATGGGAAATCCTAGACCTGCTAGAAAAATAGCACCCTTCACATCCAATATTCCCAAACCAATATCATGAATGACTGCGATGATCATTGGAATCAGTCCATAAACCATTGCTTTCGCATCTTTTTCTTTTCGAATCAATCCGCGCGCAACTGAATAAATTATAAACGACAGAACTGGCAATATCTGAAATATATTTACTAAGCCACGGAATTTTTGAAGAGTACCGTAATCTGGAAAAAACAACGATATGATTCCCGGAATTGTTATCACAGAGATAAAGAAGATTTTCAGATTTCGATTGAGATCATTTTTGAAAAATATGGAAAAGAATCTCAATAAGTAGTAAGCGGATCCTGCCTGTACGAGAAATATAATCTTCTGATAAGTAAGGTAGCTAATGCCAATATAATTATAGAAAAACTCATTAAAAAAGTTCGTACAATAAATTGCATAGAACATTGCAAAGATTGCATAGTACCAATTTTCTCTATCTTTTTTACGTTTCAAATAGATCAGTAAATGATACATGGATATGATAATGAATAGGAAGGCAACGAACGCATTGATGTAGCTATTGAAAAATTTAGATAAAAATAAATGATTTCCCAATTCTATTGTCTCACCAAGCAATGCTTCGTTATAAACAAAACCTTCTTGATTTACATAAATTTTAATTAATAGAACATTCTGTTCAGATTTTTTTAGAAGCCCTTTTGCAATCGAATAATCTCTTATTGTATTCCAAGCAGACCAATCGTCCGGTGGAAATTCTCCTCCACGCCCGATCATTTCACCATTGAGAAATGTTTTATCAGCCCAAGCTATCCTTCCGGGTGAAATGGAATAAACTAAAGATTGATCAGTATTGATATCCAATGCAAAAGTTTTACGAAGCCAAATGTAACCAATTCCAGATGGTAAAATGGATTCTAATTTTCCTTTTTGTTCATTAGTTAATGGTAGAAAATCATAATTGGCAACATCCTCAACTGTATCATTGGGATCACCGATTGCAAACTCCCATTCCGAAGGTAAATTCTGGATATTTTTGTTTCCATTGGAACAATTAGATAAGGAAATAAATAATATAAACGATACGATCAGAAGACTTTTTGGCATGATCAACCTCGCGGATTATTATCAACGAAGAGCTGAATTTTGTAAACCATTAGAAGTTTTTATTATTCAACTTTTTTAAAACTTTTTATATTTTTAAATGCGACAATATCAACTAATAGGTTTTCTTTATTTGAATTGATTTGTGGAAAACTATTCCAAGCTTATTTGGTCTTTAAATTCGACTCTTCCCACAATCTTACTACTTCATCAATTCTTTCTTGATAAGCAGATAAAGGTATAAGAAATTTGTAATCTTCTAACCATTCCAATCTTTCGATCGGAGTAAGTTTAGAGCATTGATCAATATATTCATCCGTTAATATTTGTAAAGCTCTCAACTAAGATTTTCTTTTTCCCTGTATAGATTTTAGTGCATTTACATCTTCAATATCTTGACTTCTGCGAGTTTTTGATTTTAATTGAATCAATCCATCGAAATCGATAACAGGAATATCTCCCCATTGAGAACTTACTACAACCGTTTTGTAATTTCTAACATCCTCAGTTATCAGGATATCCAAGATGTCCATCTTCCTTTCAGCATGAATAAAATTCCACGCTATTAAATTTTTATCTTTGATATAGTTTTCTCGATTAGCTACAATCATGCGAGCATCAATTGGTAAGGAAGATTTCATTCCGATAGTTAGAAGAAGCTCTTCGACTTTAATAAGATTAGATTCCGTCAATTCAGTAAT of Leptospira sp. GIMC2001 contains these proteins:
- a CDS encoding SpoIIE family protein phosphatase; its protein translation is MPKSLLIVSFILFISLSNCSNGNKNIQNLPSEWEFAIGDPNDTVEDVANYDFLPLTNEQKGKLESILPSGIGYIWLRKTFALDINTDQSLVYSISPGRIAWADKTFLNGEMIGRGGEFPPDDWSAWNTIRDYSIAKGLLKKSEQNVLLIKIYVNQEGFVYNEALLGETIELGNHLFLSKFFNSYINAFVAFLFIIISMYHLLIYLKRKKDRENWYYAIFAMFYAIYCTNFFNEFFYNYIGISYLTYQKIIFLVQAGSAYYLLRFFSIFFKNDLNRNLKIFFISVITIPGIISLFFPDYGTLQKFRGLVNIFQILPVLSFIIYSVARGLIRKEKDAKAMVYGLIPMIIAVIHDIGLGILDVKGAIFLAGLGFPIFLGSIMFILASKFVKVQNETDDLNANLEKKVEERTVEVTQRMEEVQKLKVQQDGDYFLTSLIEKPLATNYNKSKLVSTIFHLDQKKKFAFRNKKAELGGDLCISGNLRFGDGKDRWIIFFNADAMGKSMQGAGGAIVAGTAMNNILSRSARDNRVLTVTPEEWISETFFELDSIFKTFNGSMLISCVLGVLNERTGELFYFNAEHPWTVVYRDGKASFIENELTLRKLGSESEFTFKVHKAKIFAGDVLFVGSDGRDDINLSEQGERVINEDETLFLRLVEESRGELDKLVQLIEFQGELTDDLSLIRVGFQEHYSVEEYQEDDQEIVNLESAQEAIQSGNKTKAKYILDSIWEKDRNNLSALKLLVKLYFDDKKYKDTVDRINEFHNFSKDSSLFWFEKSVCYKQLQDFENAKKAGEVCRKYQPERVANLINLADSYRMLGDDENARKILREAMDQEPDNQSAIKLARILSLGV